The Flavobacterium sp. IMCC34852 genome contains the following window.
CTTCTTTTGTTTTTTATGCAATTTAATCAGCTCGGTAAAAGACTTTACATCTTCCAACGACAAATTCTTATCGTGGGTTAAATCCAATATGAGGTTACTGTTCTTGTAGGTATTGTGTTCGTGCGTGACTTTCATTAAAAATTCTGCTGTTTGTCCAAGCGTATCTTTAATAATAGTAGTGTGGCCTTTTTGTTCGACTTTCATTTTGAGGGTAAATAATTTAATCCGAAGCTAATTTAGGAAGATTTTGCCATTTTTTGGCATTTGCACAAAGGTTTGTGATTTGGAGTGTGCAGTTCATAGAAATTTTTGGTTTTTCATCGATGAAATGCATGTTTTTTTAACATTTCATAGATTAACTGCACGATAAAAACGCTGAAAACCCCCGAATTCATTGATTTTGTCGATTAAACGACTTTTGGGGTTAGTTATCGAAAAAATTTCAGTCGAGAATAGTCTTGAAGTAGTTTTGACCAAGAAATAAGAAACAAATTAAAACACACTTATGAAAACAACCAATAACACAGTAGCTCAAAAAAATGTAACCAACGTTAGATTATTTGTTTTATTCGTATTATTAGTATTATCAAGCAATGGTGTTTTTGGTCAAGCTAAAGCAGAAGTTACTTCTGTAGCTGTTACGACTGAGGTTTCAATTTCTAAAAATGATTCTATTGTTATCGCTACTGAAACTACTGTTGCTTCTATGGATTTTGCAGTATGGTTTATGGGAACAAACAAAACTGCAGGAAGCAAATCAAATGTTAGCTTCAGCAAAAAAGCTTTAATCAATTCTGGTATCAACACAAACAGTGTTTTAATCAGATCAATTTTGAAAAAAGTAAGTGCTCAAGAAAGCAGCGTAGCCTAATTAAATTGAAGTTGAGTTTTAGATTAAATATAATTGGTTAGTTTTAAAAAAAAAAGTCCCGATAAGAGAATCGGGACTTTTTTTATTTGATATTTTGCTTAAAGTACACTTCGGTGGCACCGGAACCGTATTTTTGATAGTTGGCATCCTGAAAAGAAACGTTCTCATATCGGCCCAACATAAAGTCGAGCTCCGATTTTAAAATTCCTTCGCCTACACCATGGATAAAAACAATCTTGGGGATTCTGTTTTTGATGGCAAATTCTATATGGTGTTTGGCCGTTTCCGTTTGTTTGGTCAGGATGTCAAAGTTGCTCATTGATTTGTAGTTCTTAACCAACTTCTCGATGTGTAAATCAAACTCGGGCACCGGTACTTCCTTTCTGGATTTCTTTTCTGTATTGGTATAGTTAGGTTTTGGAATTTCTTTTTCGGAGATGACCTGATTTTTATTAAAACTAAAATTCATTTCTCCGGTATTGCCAACTTTTATCAGTTCACTGCTTTTAAAAGTTAAATTAAAACCCTCATTGGTTTCAATAGTAATTTCATTACCTTTTACATCAATTACAACGCCGTCAATGGCATCGTCAAGCACCGAAACTTTATCGCCTTTAGTTATCATGTTCTTCTTCAGTTTCCGAATGTTTGCTCGGTGTTTTGGCGCTCATTTTCATCACGCCATACATAAATACTATAACTGCTAATACCAAAATAAAAACATTGGGCTTAGCCTTAGTTTGTTCGTAAAAACCCACTATAATGGCTACAATCATAAAGGGAAAGACAAGTTTTTTCATGGGATAGACTTAAACTTCAAAAATAGTAAACTTTATTGGCAAACGCCATGAAAAAAGCACCTTCCGGAGAAGATGCTTTTAGTTGTTTTAAATTAATGCTTATTATCTCATAGCACTAAATCCTATTACCATAACAACTGCCGCTAAAATGTATAACGAAATAATAACGATAGCCGAAATCCCTAAGAATTTGTGGTGTGATTTTAAATTGCTGAAAGCGGTGGTCAACATTTCTGAATTGTTGAAATTAACTGCTTTCTTAGCATTATCGGCATATTTGTACAAATAATAAATCGGGAACAAATACAAAATAGCAAAGACCAGATAAATTATTGAAATAAAACCTTTGATGGCTCCAAACGGACCCGGAACATCATCCGGCATCATTGACATAGCAGATGTCATCAAAATAGCCATCAATGCCATAAATCCGATTCCGATAAAGCCTAAAATGGCTAAGAACATTGACCATTTGGCACTTTCTCTCAAATAATCCTTAGCTTCATTTTGTAATTGTAAGCCGAAATTTTGATTTTCTTCCATAATAAAAAGGTTTGGTTGGTTATAAGTTTAATTGTCTATTTTTCAAATTGCTTTAAAGTACTAATGATGATTGATACACAATCTGACAATTGCGTTTCAGTCATTACCAACGGCGGTGCAAAACGGATTATATTGCCATGTGTTGGTTTGGCCAGTAAACCGTTTTCGGCCAATTTCATACAGATATTCCATGCCGTGTCGCTGTCTTCCGTATCATTAATTACTATTGCATTGAGCAAACCTTTTCCACGAACTAAAGTGGCAATGTTACTGGTTTCAATATATTTTGCTAATTCTGTTCGGAAAATTTTCCCCAATCTTCGAGCATTTTGCGCCAAATGTTCTTCACTTACAACCTCCAATGCGGCCATTGCAACCGCTGCTGCAATTGGATTACCACCAAAAGTAGAACCATGTTGACCGGGTTTGATGACATTCATAATGTCATTATTGGCCAAAACGGCAGATACCGGATAAACACCACCTGAAACGGCTTTGCCTAAAATCAAAACATCAGGAGTGACATAACTGCTTTGTTTTTCACATTGATTCTCACAAGTACAATTACCGCAAACTGCTAATAATGATCCTGTTCTGGCAATACCGGTTTGCACTTCATCGGCAATAAATAAAACATTATTGGCTTTGCACAAGGCTTTGGCTTTCGCCAAATAATCTTCACTCGGCACATAAACACCTGCTTCGCCTTGGATTGGCTCGACTAAGAAACCGGCAATATTTTTAGAAGACGTTATGGCTTTTTCCAAAGCCTCTAAATCGTCGTAAGCTATTTTGATAAATCCGGCGGTATAAGGACCAAAATTTTTACGGGCATTTTCATCATTGGAAAACGAAATGATTGTAGTGGTTCTTCCGTGGAAATTACCGTCGCAAACAATGATTTGAGCTTCATTTTCGGGAATCCCTTTTTTCTCATAAGCCCATTTTCTACAAATTTTTAAAGCGGTTTCCACTGCTTCGGCACCAGTATTCATGGGCAACACTTTATCAAAACCAAAATATTTGGTAATGTATTCTTCGTAAATACCTAACTTATCATTGTAAAAAGCACGAGAAGTTAGCGTCAAAGCTTGGGCTTGTTCTATCATGGCTCCGATAATTTTCGGGTGGCAATGACCTTGGTTTACGGCAGAATAAGCCGAAAGGAAATCATAGTATTTTTTGCCTTCCACATCCCAAACATAAACTCCTTCTCCTCTATTCAGCACTACCGGTAACGGATGATAATTATGGGCTCCGTATTGGTCTTCTAAGTTAATGGCATCGGCTGAAGTTAATTTTTCTAAAACTGACATTGTAATTTGAATTTTAATCTACGCTCACTGCAGATTAATTATTTAAAATGTTATTCCTTCTTTTGGAGAGAAATCATCCATATGTTGAACAAAAGTAAAATATAATTACGAATTATTTTTTAATTCTTTCCAAGATATCATTCATCATCTCAATCTGAACCTTTTGTATTTCTATCAATTCTTGTTGTTGGTGCTGGATTAAATGGTCTAATTTGTCATCAATCAATCTGATTTCAAGCTCTGATTTTAGGTTAATCATATAGTCTTTCTTGGCTCGTGCTCGATCTTTTTCTTCCTGACGGTTTTGGCTCATCATAATAATCGGAGCTTGTAAGGCAGCCAAACAAGAGAGAATCAAGTTCAATAAAATAAACGGATAAGGATCAAAACCTTTGTTGAGTAAAATATACACGTTGGAACCAATCCAAATTAAAATAAAAACGAAGAATGAAATGATAAACGTCCAGCTTCCGCCAAAATCGGCCACTTTATCGGCAATTTTTTGACCGAAAGTTCGATTGTCTTTCTCATATTCAACTTTACTTACCAAAGATTTTCCGTTGGACAATGATTTCAAAACCTTTTCTTGGAGTTCAGACAATTCGCCTACTTCGGTTTGGAGGTATTTTGAAATGTATTTTTCTCGGTAAATGTTTAATTCACTATTCGAGATACAATCATTATGTTTAAAATCCGGATGGTCTTTTTGGATTAGGTTTAAAACCGTTTGCCTGATTTGGTGTCCGTACACCCTTTCTTTCTCCGGAAAGTCTACTCCCGAAATAGCGCTTTTAAAACTGACTTTTGAACCCATGACAATGCTTTAAATTTTACTCCTTTCCAACAAATTTAAACAATGTTAATGACCATTAAACATTTCCAACAGTTTATTTACGGTATTCCAATTGCGCGTCGTAGAAACCACATTCATACTCTTCTCTATCCATTTGTTATCCAGTCTGGTTTTGGCCGGTGAAACGTCATATTTCAAGTAAATTCTTTTACCGTCGAGTTGAATTTCATCGGGCTTGATAAAGTTTAAGTTGAGTTGGGTAATCATATTCTCCGGCAATTCTGAAGAGATAAAGGAAACATAGAGTTTCTTTAAATCAACGCCTTCATCGTTGAGAAATAAATTTCGGTCCAAACACGCTTGTAAATCTTCTTTGCCAATGACAATCACGGGAACATCATGACCAAATTCTTTGAAAATTTCCTGCTTGATTAGGAAACCAACTTTCCCCGGACTTTCTTCCTCTGTATCCACAAACACATTTCCCGATTGTATATATGTCACCACATTGGTAAAGCCAATGCCTTCAAGTGCTTTTTTCAAAGCCACCATATTTATCATTTTGTGTCCCGAGACATTGATGCCGCGGAGTAAAGCTAAATGCCTATGCATGATTTTAATTTTTCACTAATTTATATTTTTTTCTTAAATGTCTATTCAGTTTTGCCCAATAGTTTATTTTTGCGCTATGGGAAGAAAACAAACCAACAAAGTCATTTTTGAAAAGATTACTGTTTTAGATGCCGGTGCCAAAGGCGTATCAGTGGCTAAAGCTCCGGAAGGTCAAATCATTTTTATACCCAATGTCGTTCCCGGCGATGTGGTAGACGTGCAAACACTTAAAAAACGCAAAGCCTATTTTGAAGGCAAAGCCATTAAATTTCATGAATATTCTTCGGATAGAGTTGAGCCGGTTTGCCAACACTTTGGCGCTTGTGGCGGTTGCAAATGGCAGAACATGAACTATGAAAAACAGTTGTTTTATAAAAACCAAGAAGTGTTTAATAATCTGAAACGCATTGGTAAAATTGAGTTGCCTGAATTTGAGCCGATTTTAGGTTCGGAAAAACAATTCTTTTACAGAAACAAAATGGAGTTTGGGTTCTCCGACACGCGTTGGATGACCGATGCCGAGATTCAATCCGGAGTTGAATTTGACAATAAAAATGCTTTAGGTTTTCATATTCCACGCATGTGGGACAAAATATTAGACATCGAGAAATGTCATTTACAAGAAGATCCATCCAATGCGATTCGCAATGAAATCAAGCGTTTTGCTACTGAAAATGATTTAGAATTCTTCAATGCCAGAAATCATACCGGTTTGTTGCGAACCTTGATGATTCGCACTGCTTCTACCGGTGAAATCATGGTGCTGATTCAGTTTTATAAAGAAGACAAAACACAGCGAGAACTATTGCTAAACCATATCTATGAAACATTTCCGCAAATTACTTCTTTGCAATATGTGATTAATGGCAAAGCCAATGATACGCTGTATGACCAAGATATTAAACTGTTCAAAGGCAGAGATTACATTTTGGAAGAAATGGAAGGTTTGCATTTTAGTATTAATGCCAAATCATTTTACCAAACCAATTCCGACCAAGCTTACGAATTATACAAAATCACGAGAGAATTTGCAGGGTTAACCGGTAATGAAGTGGTTTACGATTTATACACCGGAACCGGAACTATTGCTCAATTCGTTTCCAAACAAGCAAAAAAAGTAATTGGAGTAGAAGCCGTTCCGGAAGCTATTTTTGATGCCAAAGAAAATGCCAAACGCAATAGTATCACCAACTGTGAGTTCTTCGTTGGAGATATGAAAAACGTATTCAACGATGACTTCATCGCCCAACACGGACAACCGGATGTTATCATCACTGATCCGCCAAGAGATGGCATGCACAAAGACGTGGTAGAACAAATCCTGAAAATCGCTCCGGATAAAGTAGTTTACGTAAGTTGTAATTCAGCAACACAAGCACGAGACTTGGCTTTGATGGATGAAAAATACAAAGTAACACGCGTTCGTCCGGTAGATATGTTTCCGCAAACCCATCACGTGGAAAATGTTGTACTTTTGGAAAGAAGATAAAAGAATTACGAATTAGTAATTACGAATTACGATTTGCCGCTATGAAAAAGATATTATTACTATTACTACTTACCCTTTCCTTCTCCGGTTGTGAAAAAGATGATATTTGTGTAGATGAAACCACACCGCGATTGATTCTCGAATTTTACGACGCTTCCAATCCGGCGAATTTAAAAAATGTAACCAACTTAAAAGTTACCGGTTTCGGACTAACCAATCCGTTAAAGACTTTCAACGCCGTGAGTGTGGTTGAATTACCGTTAAAAACCACTGAAGATGTTACCAAGTACGGATTGATCTTAAACAGTACCAGCACTACACCGGGTGTGGCCAACTTGGATTATCTCGAATTTAATTATACCCGAAACACTGTTTTTGTTTCCAGGGCTTGTGGTTATAAAACAATCTTTGAGCTTAACTCGGGTAATGGTGTTCTGCTCACAGATGCTGAAACACCCGATTTAGAATGGATTCAAAGCATCAACATACAAACCAATAATATTGAAACTGAAGATGAAGTACATATCAAAATTTACTTTTAGTATAGTCCTGACGGTGTTACTTTCATTGACAGGCAATGCACAAGTAAAAACCACCGCCAAGAAAGACAGTATTCCTCCTAAAACGGAACGTTACGGTTTGCGACTTGGAGTGGATTTGTTCAAACTCTCGAGATCATTTTATGAAAAAGACTATCGCGGTTTGGAATTGGTTGGTGATTATCGTTTGACTCGCAAGCATTATCTGGCGGCTGAAATCGGGAATGAAGACAAAACCGTTGATGACGACCAAGTCAATTTTACTACCAAAGGCACTTATTTAAAAATAGGTTTTGATTACAACAGTTATCAGAATTGGCTCGATATGGAGAATATCATTTCCGTTGGTTTGCGCTACGGAATCAGTAGTTTTAGCCAAAATTTGAACAGTTACCAAATTTATGATCCGAACAACAGTTATTTCGGAGTGGCACCAACCGTTTATCCAAACCAACCTTTCAAAGGATTATCAGCGCAATGGATAGAAGTAGTAGCCGGAATGAAAGCTGAAGTATTCAACAATGTCTTCGTTGGCTTTAGTTTCAGGTTAAATCGATTGGTTACTCAAAAACAACCTAATAACTTTGAAAACCTATATATTCCGGGCTTCAACAGAACTTATAATGGTGACTTCGGGGTTGGATTCAACTACACGGTTTCCTATTTTATTCCGCTATACAAATCGACGGTAAAAGCCAAAGACAAAGCAGAAGAAAAGGCTAAAAAAGCCCAAAAGAAGTAAGTTAAAGTTGCTTTATCCCTTTGATAAAAATCCATTTCATAAAAATCTTTTCACCGTTTTGGGTTTTAACCGCTTGAAATTTTGGAGCCAAAATAGTACCAATAATAAAAGCTGTAATCGGCAACCAAAGTCCGCTTAGGTTACTATAAAGCACCAAAAGAAATCGAACCAAAATAAAAATGGTGGCGAAACAAATCAAGTTGTACAATAGGGCTTTTGTCTTGTTGGTCATGATTTTTTGTTTAGTGTGCCAAAGATACTCAAATCTTCAAATTCCCAAATCCTTATTTTTTGTATTTTTATGATACCACTTTGTTTTGAAACAAAGTAAATGATTTTCAAATTTAATGGTAATAACTATGAAAACACTAAATGAACTCATGCAGGATATTATTCAATTGACCACTGAAATTGAAACCAAATATCCCGAATTATATAAGTATTTAAACGAGACACCATTGTCTTTGAGCGAAACCTCTTCTAAAAAAGTACATACTACCGAACTCAAACAATATCTTGAAACTTTAAAATCTCAATTATTGCATCATATTGAAACTCACGCTAAATGAGACATTTAATCGTATTTTTCGGTTTAAAAATGCTGAACATCCCGCAATTAGTCGGGATGTTTTTGTTAATTAACATTTCATTTAAAACATAATCACTATTTTTGTCATACCCAAATTTACATTAATTTAAAATTACCTTAACCATGAGTAATGTTTATCACTACACCATTGATTTAAAAAATGAGAAGAAGACCGATAAAACGGTAGTGCTCAAACAAGTTTCTCAAAACAATCAAG
Protein-coding sequences here:
- a CDS encoding DUF1697 domain-containing protein; this encodes MHRHLALLRGINVSGHKMINMVALKKALEGIGFTNVVTYIQSGNVFVDTEEESPGKVGFLIKQEIFKEFGHDVPVIVIGKEDLQACLDRNLFLNDEGVDLKKLYVSFISSELPENMITQLNLNFIKPDEIQLDGKRIYLKYDVSPAKTRLDNKWIEKSMNVVSTTRNWNTVNKLLEMFNGH
- a CDS encoding DUF6452 family protein, whose protein sequence is MKKILLLLLLTLSFSGCEKDDICVDETTPRLILEFYDASNPANLKNVTNLKVTGFGLTNPLKTFNAVSVVELPLKTTEDVTKYGLILNSTSTTPGVANLDYLEFNYTRNTVFVSRACGYKTIFELNSGNGVLLTDAETPDLEWIQSINIQTNNIETEDEVHIKIYF
- a CDS encoding DUF1003 domain-containing protein — its product is MGSKVSFKSAISGVDFPEKERVYGHQIRQTVLNLIQKDHPDFKHNDCISNSELNIYREKYISKYLQTEVGELSELQEKVLKSLSNGKSLVSKVEYEKDNRTFGQKIADKVADFGGSWTFIISFFVFILIWIGSNVYILLNKGFDPYPFILLNLILSCLAALQAPIIMMSQNRQEEKDRARAKKDYMINLKSELEIRLIDDKLDHLIQHQQQELIEIQKVQIEMMNDILERIKK
- a CDS encoding ribonuclease Z, giving the protein MKVEQKGHTTIIKDTLGQTAEFLMKVTHEHNTYKNSNLILDLTHDKNLSLEDVKSFTELIKLHKKQKKSIVLVTDNVNFNAVPKSIILVPTILEAHDIIEMEEIERDLGF
- the rlmD gene encoding 23S rRNA (uracil(1939)-C(5))-methyltransferase RlmD is translated as MGRKQTNKVIFEKITVLDAGAKGVSVAKAPEGQIIFIPNVVPGDVVDVQTLKKRKAYFEGKAIKFHEYSSDRVEPVCQHFGACGGCKWQNMNYEKQLFYKNQEVFNNLKRIGKIELPEFEPILGSEKQFFYRNKMEFGFSDTRWMTDAEIQSGVEFDNKNALGFHIPRMWDKILDIEKCHLQEDPSNAIRNEIKRFATENDLEFFNARNHTGLLRTLMIRTASTGEIMVLIQFYKEDKTQRELLLNHIYETFPQITSLQYVINGKANDTLYDQDIKLFKGRDYILEEMEGLHFSINAKSFYQTNSDQAYELYKITREFAGLTGNEVVYDLYTGTGTIAQFVSKQAKKVIGVEAVPEAIFDAKENAKRNSITNCEFFVGDMKNVFNDDFIAQHGQPDVIITDPPRDGMHKDVVEQILKIAPDKVVYVSCNSATQARDLALMDEKYKVTRVRPVDMFPQTHHVENVVLLERR
- a CDS encoding Smr/MutS family protein, with protein sequence MITKGDKVSVLDDAIDGVVIDVKGNEITIETNEGFNLTFKSSELIKVGNTGEMNFSFNKNQVISEKEIPKPNYTNTEKKSRKEVPVPEFDLHIEKLVKNYKSMSNFDILTKQTETAKHHIEFAIKNRIPKIVFIHGVGEGILKSELDFMLGRYENVSFQDANYQKYGSGATEVYFKQNIK
- a CDS encoding DUF6048 family protein, which gives rise to MKYISKFTFSIVLTVLLSLTGNAQVKTTAKKDSIPPKTERYGLRLGVDLFKLSRSFYEKDYRGLELVGDYRLTRKHYLAAEIGNEDKTVDDDQVNFTTKGTYLKIGFDYNSYQNWLDMENIISVGLRYGISSFSQNLNSYQIYDPNNSYFGVAPTVYPNQPFKGLSAQWIEVVAGMKAEVFNNVFVGFSFRLNRLVTQKQPNNFENLYIPGFNRTYNGDFGVGFNYTVSYFIPLYKSTVKAKDKAEEKAKKAQKK
- the rocD gene encoding ornithine--oxo-acid transaminase translates to MSVLEKLTSADAINLEDQYGAHNYHPLPVVLNRGEGVYVWDVEGKKYYDFLSAYSAVNQGHCHPKIIGAMIEQAQALTLTSRAFYNDKLGIYEEYITKYFGFDKVLPMNTGAEAVETALKICRKWAYEKKGIPENEAQIIVCDGNFHGRTTTIISFSNDENARKNFGPYTAGFIKIAYDDLEALEKAITSSKNIAGFLVEPIQGEAGVYVPSEDYLAKAKALCKANNVLFIADEVQTGIARTGSLLAVCGNCTCENQCEKQSSYVTPDVLILGKAVSGGVYPVSAVLANNDIMNVIKPGQHGSTFGGNPIAAAVAMAALEVVSEEHLAQNARRLGKIFRTELAKYIETSNIATLVRGKGLLNAIVINDTEDSDTAWNICMKLAENGLLAKPTHGNIIRFAPPLVMTETQLSDCVSIIISTLKQFEK
- a CDS encoding DUF5362 family protein, translating into MEENQNFGLQLQNEAKDYLRESAKWSMFLAILGFIGIGFMALMAILMTSAMSMMPDDVPGPFGAIKGFISIIYLVFAILYLFPIYYLYKYADNAKKAVNFNNSEMLTTAFSNLKSHHKFLGISAIVIISLYILAAVVMVIGFSAMR